In Vibrio diazotrophicus, the following proteins share a genomic window:
- a CDS encoding SlyX family protein, protein MTEQHTVQLQQRIDDLECKVAFQEQTIDELNEALAQQQLLINKMKDQMKYVVGKMKNMETSNMADPSKEPPPPHY, encoded by the coding sequence ATGACAGAACAACACACAGTACAGTTACAGCAACGTATTGATGATTTGGAATGCAAAGTCGCGTTTCAAGAACAGACGATTGATGAGTTAAACGAAGCTCTTGCTCAGCAGCAGTTATTGATCAACAAAATGAAAGATCAAATGAAGTATGTCGTTGGAAAAATGAAAAATATGGAAACGTCAAATATGGCGGATCCAAGTAAAGAGCCACCACCGCCACATTACTAG
- a CDS encoding DUF2065 domain-containing protein produces the protein MSNSLWMALGLVLVAEGLGPLIAPNGWRQMVAQLSEQPDNQLRRLGGCLVVAGAVIAYYFA, from the coding sequence ATGTCGAATTCACTTTGGATGGCACTGGGACTTGTGCTGGTGGCAGAAGGACTTGGCCCTTTAATTGCCCCCAACGGTTGGCGGCAAATGGTCGCTCAACTTAGTGAACAACCGGATAATCAGCTTCGTCGCCTTGGTGGGTGCCTAGTGGTAGCGGGTGCCGTTATCGCGTATTACTTTGCTTAA
- the hflC gene encoding protease modulator HflC, with protein sequence MRKLMIPVVVVVLALLLMSVFVIPEGERGFVIRFGRVMKDANDAAKIYEPGLHMKMPLFDRVKSLDARIQTMDGRSDRFVTSEKKDVIIDTYVKWRIKDFGQYYLATGGGNALTAEALLERKVTDVLRSEIGSREIKQIVSGPRNKDVLPDSADAEVVTTEAAKQALEIDGQRDQIMENVLNDTRKSAMKDLGVEVVDFRMKKINLPDEISESIYRRMRAERESVARKHRSQGREKAEVIRAQAELEVATILAEADKTARVTRGEADAKAAKIYSEAYNKDPEFFSFVRSLKAYEKSFSNKGDILVLDPKSDFFQYMNNAKGAVAK encoded by the coding sequence ATGCGTAAGTTAATGATCCCTGTAGTGGTTGTTGTTCTTGCTTTGTTGTTGATGTCAGTATTCGTCATCCCGGAAGGTGAGCGCGGCTTTGTTATTCGCTTTGGCCGAGTAATGAAAGATGCTAACGATGCGGCGAAAATTTACGAACCTGGCCTACACATGAAAATGCCTTTGTTTGACCGTGTGAAATCTTTAGACGCACGTATTCAAACGATGGATGGCCGTTCTGACCGTTTCGTAACGTCAGAGAAAAAAGACGTAATTATCGATACTTATGTTAAGTGGCGTATCAAAGACTTCGGTCAATACTACTTAGCAACAGGTGGCGGTAATGCCCTGACTGCTGAAGCGCTACTTGAGCGTAAAGTGACTGACGTACTACGTTCTGAAATCGGTTCGCGCGAAATCAAGCAGATCGTTTCTGGTCCTCGCAACAAAGATGTATTACCAGACAGTGCAGATGCTGAAGTTGTGACAACTGAAGCGGCGAAGCAAGCGTTAGAAATTGATGGTCAGCGTGATCAGATCATGGAAAACGTGCTTAACGATACTCGTAAGAGTGCGATGAAAGACTTAGGTGTTGAAGTGGTTGACTTCCGTATGAAGAAAATCAACTTACCTGACGAAATCAGTGAGTCTATCTATCGTCGTATGCGTGCAGAACGTGAATCTGTTGCTCGTAAACACCGTTCTCAAGGTCGTGAGAAAGCGGAAGTTATCCGTGCTCAAGCAGAACTTGAAGTGGCGACTATTCTAGCCGAAGCAGATAAAACAGCGCGTGTTACTCGCGGTGAAGCTGACGCAAAAGCGGCGAAAATTTACTCTGAAGCGTATAACAAAGATCCTGAGTTCTTCAGTTTCGTACGTTCGTTAAAAGCTTATGAGAAATCGTTCAGCAATAAAGGCGACATTCTAGTGTTGGATCCGAAGAGTGACTTCTTCCAGTACATGAATAATGCAAAAGGCGCTGTTGCGAAATAA